One window of Papaver somniferum cultivar HN1 chromosome 9, ASM357369v1, whole genome shotgun sequence genomic DNA carries:
- the LOC113312667 gene encoding glutamic acid-rich protein-like, producing MKRKDEDYDLMDRLRRRARIERRIAKAEDKLHSRAEGVASDSDASEDESMWGPPEREIKPDRYTREIEKLARAGPEAEREEEAGWDSYEEDILSDFVNDPDSDSNEEREEDSAEDDDDGPDDSDKSNASDESD from the coding sequence ATGAAGAGAAAAGATGAAGATTACGATTTGATGGATCGTCTACGAAGAAGAGCCCGAATTGAGCGTCGGATAGCGAAGGCTGAGGATAAGCTTCATTCCCGTGCTGAAGGTGTAGCTTCAGACTCTGATGCTTCAGAGGATGAATCTATGTGGGGACCACCGGAGCGTGAAATCAAGCCGGACCGGTACACTAGAGAAATTGAGAAGCTGGCCCGAGCTGGTCCCGAGGCTGAGCGTGAGGAGGAAGCTGGCTGGGACTCCTATGAAGAGGATATTCTCTCAGACTTCGTCAACGACCCTGATAGTGATTCTAATGAAGAGCGTGAAGAGGATTCAGCAGAAGACGATGATGATGGGCCTGATGATTCTGACAAATCTAACGCCTCTGATGAGTCTGACTGA